The proteins below are encoded in one region of Gallus gallus isolate bGalGal1 chromosome 12, bGalGal1.mat.broiler.GRCg7b, whole genome shotgun sequence:
- the OGG1 gene encoding N-glycosylase/DNA lyase translates to MALRDTPSTCPTLWRWLRCPPAELRLDLVLASGQAFRWRESSPGAWTGVLGDRVWTLRQERDRLWYTVYGQETPGPETDRILRDYFQLDVGLAALYRTWGAADPLFCQTATAFPGVRVLRQDPVECLLSFICTSNNHVARITTMIERLCQAFGQHLCSLDEQPFHAFPSLAALAGSEAEAKLQALGFGYRARFVSGTARAIAEGMGAKGLCQLRAVPYAEARRVLCALPGVGAKVADCVCLMALDKAEAVPVDTHVWHIARQRYGAALGARSLTARVHQEIGDFFRELWGPYAGWAQAVLFCADLRKGRASGSRARRGRSRASRGAGCS, encoded by the exons ATGGCGCTGCGGGATACCCCCTCGACCTGCCCGACCCTGTGGCGGTGGCTGCGCTGCCCTCCAGCTGAGCTGCGCCTGGACCTGGTGCTGGCGTCAGGGCAGGCCTTCCG GTGGCGggagagcagccctggtgcGTGGACGGGAGTGTTGGGTGACCGCGTGTGGACGCTGCGCCAGGAGCGGGACCGCCTGTGGTACACGGTGTATGGCCAGGAGACGCCTGGCCCTGAAACTGACCGGATCCTGCGGGACTACTTCCAGCTGGACGTGGGGCTGGCGGCCCTGTACCGCACCTGGGGGGCAGCCGACCCCCTCTTCTGCCAGACAGCTACCGCCTTCCCAg GGGTGCGGGTGTTGCGGCAGGACCCCGTggagtgcctcctgtccttcATCTGCACCTCCAATAACCACGTGGCCCGCATCACCACCATGATCGAGCGCCTCTGCCAGGCCTTCGGCCAGCATCTCTGCTCGCTGGACGAGCAGCCCTTCCACGCCTTCCCATCCCTGGCAGCGCTGGCAG GCTCTGAAGCAGAGGCCAAGCTGCAGGCGCTGGGCTTTGGCTATCGGGCCCGCTTTGTCAGCGGCACAGCACGCGCCATCGCTGAGGGAATGGGTGCCAAGGGGCTGTGCCAGCTGCGGGCCGTGCCCTACGCTGAGGCCAGGAGGGTGCTGTGTGCCCTACCAGGAGTGGGAGCCAAG GTGGCTGACTGCGTGTGCCTGATGGCCCTGGACAAGGCGGAGGCGGTGCCGGTGGACACCCACGTGTGGCACATCGCCcggcagcgctatggggcagcactgggCGCCCGCTCCCTGACCGCCCGCGTGCACCAGGAGATCG GTGACTTCTTCCGTGaactgtggggtccctatgcaGGCTGGGCGCAGGCG GTCCTCTTCTGTGCTGACCTCCGCAAGGGCCGGGCCAGTGGGAGCCGGGCCAGGAGGGGCCGCAGCCGTGCAAGCCGTGGCGCGGGGTGCTCCTAG
- the OGG1 gene encoding N-glycosylase/DNA lyase isoform X2 — protein sequence MALRDTPSTCPTLWRWLRCPPAELRLDLVLASGQAFRWRESSPGAWTGVLGDRVWTLRQERDRLWYTVYGQETPGPETDRILRDYFQLDVGLAALYRTWGAADPLFCQTATAFPGVRVLRQDPVECLLSFICTSNNHVARITTMIERLCQAFGQHLCSLDEQPFHAFPSLAALAGSEAEAKLQALGFGYRARFVSGTARAIAEGMGAKGLCQLRAVPYAEARRVLCALPGVGAKAEAVPVDTHVWHIARQRYGAALGARSLTARVHQEIGDFFRELWGPYAGWAQAVLFCADLRKGRASGSRARRGRSRASRGAGCS from the exons ATGGCGCTGCGGGATACCCCCTCGACCTGCCCGACCCTGTGGCGGTGGCTGCGCTGCCCTCCAGCTGAGCTGCGCCTGGACCTGGTGCTGGCGTCAGGGCAGGCCTTCCG GTGGCGggagagcagccctggtgcGTGGACGGGAGTGTTGGGTGACCGCGTGTGGACGCTGCGCCAGGAGCGGGACCGCCTGTGGTACACGGTGTATGGCCAGGAGACGCCTGGCCCTGAAACTGACCGGATCCTGCGGGACTACTTCCAGCTGGACGTGGGGCTGGCGGCCCTGTACCGCACCTGGGGGGCAGCCGACCCCCTCTTCTGCCAGACAGCTACCGCCTTCCCAg GGGTGCGGGTGTTGCGGCAGGACCCCGTggagtgcctcctgtccttcATCTGCACCTCCAATAACCACGTGGCCCGCATCACCACCATGATCGAGCGCCTCTGCCAGGCCTTCGGCCAGCATCTCTGCTCGCTGGACGAGCAGCCCTTCCACGCCTTCCCATCCCTGGCAGCGCTGGCAG GCTCTGAAGCAGAGGCCAAGCTGCAGGCGCTGGGCTTTGGCTATCGGGCCCGCTTTGTCAGCGGCACAGCACGCGCCATCGCTGAGGGAATGGGTGCCAAGGGGCTGTGCCAGCTGCGGGCCGTGCCCTACGCTGAGGCCAGGAGGGTGCTGTGTGCCCTACCAGGAGTGGGAGCCAAG GCGGAGGCGGTGCCGGTGGACACCCACGTGTGGCACATCGCCcggcagcgctatggggcagcactgggCGCCCGCTCCCTGACCGCCCGCGTGCACCAGGAGATCG GTGACTTCTTCCGTGaactgtggggtccctatgcaGGCTGGGCGCAGGCG GTCCTCTTCTGTGCTGACCTCCGCAAGGGCCGGGCCAGTGGGAGCCGGGCCAGGAGGGGCCGCAGCCGTGCAAGCCGTGGCGCGGGGTGCTCCTAG